A region of Bradyrhizobium sp. CCBAU 53351 DNA encodes the following proteins:
- a CDS encoding type II toxin-antitoxin system HigB family toxin, which translates to MLVVGTDLGERYFAERSGHRGIDAARAQYRAWLAIAEASDWRTPQQVKRSHPKASILKGGRVVFNIKANDYRLIAMVQYRDGVLMIRFFGSHEDCDKVDAETV; encoded by the coding sequence ATGCTGGTGGTCGGCACGGACCTTGGTGAGCGCTATTTTGCCGAACGCTCTGGTCATCGGGGCATCGATGCAGCGCGCGCTCAATACAGGGCATGGCTGGCAATTGCTGAGGCTTCGGACTGGCGGACGCCGCAACAGGTGAAGCGATCGCATCCCAAGGCAAGCATCCTGAAAGGCGGACGCGTGGTGTTCAACATCAAGGCCAATGACTACCGCCTGATCGCCATGGTTCAATATCGTGATGGCGTGTTGATGATCCGCTTTTTCGGCAGTCATGAAGACTGTGACAAGGTGGACGCGGAGACGGTGTGA
- a CDS encoding CaiB/BaiF CoA-transferase family protein, which yields MGGNPTSGPTIPRPLEGVRVVEFSQMVMGPTCGLILADLGADVVKVEPLKGDRTRYFKGPAAGFFATYSRNKRSIALDTSSPGGKQVARRLTERSDVLIENFRPGLMKRVGLDYNSVAAFAPRLIYCSLKGYLPGPYENRLALDEVVQMMGGLAYMTGLPGQPMRAGASVNDVMGGMFGVIAIQAALAERQRTGRGRYIQSALFENNVFLMAQAMMCEVVTGRPSIPYSVKDSPWPIYDLFDTKDGSKLFVTVVGEEQWQAFCLAFDRAAWLSDPRFITAQGRVDHRDWLIPEVAKIFGGWNKAELAAKLEELELPYAPVNKPGDLFSDPHLNKSGGLTEIRLPDGRNTKTPLLPISLDGRRLANGNDPPQVGEHTHDILGDIGFSTNEIAALEKAGTIASSAV from the coding sequence ATGGGCGGCAATCCCACATCAGGGCCGACAATTCCCCGCCCCCTCGAAGGCGTGCGCGTCGTTGAATTCAGTCAGATGGTCATGGGCCCTACCTGTGGGCTCATCCTCGCCGACCTGGGCGCCGATGTGGTCAAAGTCGAGCCGCTCAAGGGCGATCGCACTCGCTATTTCAAGGGGCCTGCCGCGGGTTTTTTTGCGACATACAGCAGGAACAAACGCAGCATCGCGCTCGACACGTCGAGCCCGGGAGGCAAACAGGTGGCGCGCCGGCTCACTGAGCGCAGCGATGTTTTGATCGAAAACTTCCGACCGGGTTTGATGAAGAGGGTCGGTCTCGACTACAATTCAGTGGCCGCATTCGCGCCGCGGCTGATTTATTGCTCACTCAAGGGATATCTCCCCGGACCCTACGAGAACCGTCTTGCGCTCGATGAAGTCGTTCAGATGATGGGCGGGCTCGCCTACATGACCGGCCTGCCGGGCCAGCCAATGCGCGCGGGCGCCTCAGTGAATGACGTCATGGGTGGCATGTTTGGGGTGATCGCGATCCAAGCCGCGCTCGCCGAACGACAGCGCACCGGCCGCGGTCGTTACATCCAAAGCGCCCTCTTCGAGAACAACGTCTTTCTAATGGCACAGGCGATGATGTGCGAGGTCGTCACCGGACGCCCTTCAATTCCGTACTCGGTGAAGGACAGTCCTTGGCCGATCTATGACCTGTTCGATACAAAGGACGGATCAAAGCTTTTCGTCACTGTCGTTGGGGAGGAGCAATGGCAGGCGTTCTGCCTCGCGTTTGATCGGGCTGCCTGGCTGAGCGATCCGCGTTTCATCACGGCTCAAGGTCGAGTTGATCATCGCGACTGGCTGATCCCGGAAGTCGCCAAGATATTTGGCGGCTGGAACAAGGCCGAACTTGCCGCGAAGCTGGAAGAACTTGAGCTGCCCTATGCGCCCGTGAACAAACCGGGTGATTTGTTCAGCGATCCCCACCTCAATAAATCGGGTGGTTTGACCGAGATCCGCTTGCCCGATGGCCGTAACACCAAAACCCCCTTGCTGCCGATATCGCTCGACGGCCGCCGCCTCGCAAATGGCAATGACCCGCCTCAGGTCGGCGAACATACACACGACATCCTCGGCGATATCGGGTTTTCGACAAACGAAATCGCTGCGTTAGAAAAAGCGGGGACAATCGCCTCGTCGGCCGTATGA
- a CDS encoding AAA family ATPase, whose translation MAKSDLLISLVRAGVTGDRPMMRSAVEAIVADERAKSHHALADRLERALQTIAVTPPSLVASQRSPQAAGRDTILEVTPRISLDELVLPLPARAEGMQLIEEHVRADVLRASGYEPRHRVLLSGPPGNGKTSFAEAIAEGLSLPFFVVRYDALVGSYLGETNARLRALFDYARTQPCVLFFDEFDAIGKERGDDHETGEIKRVVSFLLMQIDKLPSYVVTIAATNHAELLDRAVWRRFQIKIAFPAPQVAEIAHFIERIYMGWPERPSLSAFELAQKIDATSYAEVLDFCQNVRRRQILGLGEISIDSAVKTELEFWSSRVKPENLHGGRSNEASAATDARQSGGKTKRQAATDPQAG comes from the coding sequence ATGGCCAAGAGCGACTTACTCATATCTCTCGTGCGCGCCGGTGTGACCGGCGATCGGCCAATGATGCGCTCGGCGGTCGAAGCGATTGTGGCTGATGAGCGCGCAAAGAGTCATCACGCGCTGGCCGATCGGCTTGAGCGAGCGCTGCAGACGATAGCTGTGACGCCGCCAAGTCTGGTTGCCTCTCAGCGGTCTCCGCAAGCTGCTGGGCGCGACACGATTTTAGAAGTTACGCCACGCATATCTCTCGATGAGCTGGTTTTACCCTTGCCTGCGCGCGCCGAAGGGATGCAGCTGATCGAGGAGCATGTGCGGGCAGACGTGCTGCGGGCAAGCGGATATGAGCCGCGGCATCGGGTTCTCCTGTCTGGTCCTCCAGGCAACGGCAAAACTTCCTTTGCAGAAGCGATTGCAGAGGGCCTTTCTCTGCCGTTTTTCGTGGTGCGGTACGACGCGCTCGTAGGAAGCTATCTAGGCGAAACAAACGCGCGTCTTCGCGCGCTATTCGACTATGCGCGAACCCAACCTTGCGTTTTGTTTTTCGACGAGTTCGATGCGATTGGAAAAGAGCGTGGAGATGATCACGAAACGGGCGAAATCAAGCGCGTTGTTTCGTTTCTCTTGATGCAGATCGATAAACTTCCCAGTTACGTGGTAACAATAGCGGCTACGAATCATGCTGAATTGCTTGATCGAGCCGTATGGAGACGTTTTCAGATAAAGATTGCATTTCCCGCTCCGCAAGTTGCGGAAATCGCACATTTCATAGAACGAATTTATATGGGCTGGCCCGAGCGCCCTTCGCTGTCGGCTTTTGAACTCGCGCAAAAGATTGACGCAACCTCCTATGCTGAAGTGCTTGATTTCTGTCAGAACGTTCGACGGCGACAAATTCTTGGTCTTGGTGAGATCTCGATCGATTCTGCGGTCAAGACTGAACTCGAATTTTGGTCATCGAGAGTAAAGCCAGAGAACCTGCATGGCGGCCGATCCAACGAAGCCTCTGCTGCGACTGACGCCAGGCAATCAGGCGGCAAGACCAAAAGGCAGGCCGCAACCGATCCCCAGGCCGGCTAA
- a CDS encoding diguanylate cyclase, protein MNEIAVTLASVDACVNGRRTRSIRFPPDIERQFEADMHDKRCKRLTIGLLVSAPLYNLFLLGDWLLVPDVVRLAMWVHFSIVTPWMLLVAWLVSRKPRPFVRELLAASVPLLIILQIDLGFALTASESAAHYQYVVIPTLLYTNVSLHRLEFRFARVVTAAILLLHTAFVISASYISAPIAVTIIVQLLICGYITLIANYTMERDLRRAYLYSLRDRLRHADADAASRRDPLTGLANRLHLDDELSRVWSRPECRASPVSAVMIDIDHFKHLNDRYGHAAGDLCLKRVAAILQAEIRRTGDLVARYGGEEFLIILPDMAMMDAVRLAERIRRSIEIAAIPNEGRSLLGIVTASFGVAACSPSDLSPLELIAAADHALYAAKGKGRNQVWPPLVADATVRSLTEPLTFMASSSEAARGV, encoded by the coding sequence ATGAACGAGATCGCAGTAACATTAGCTTCCGTCGACGCCTGCGTGAACGGGCGACGGACGCGATCGATCAGATTCCCCCCGGACATCGAACGGCAATTTGAAGCCGACATGCACGACAAGCGGTGTAAGCGCTTGACGATCGGACTGCTCGTTTCGGCTCCCCTCTATAACCTTTTTCTGCTCGGAGATTGGCTGCTGGTCCCGGACGTCGTGCGGCTGGCCATGTGGGTACATTTCTCAATAGTGACTCCGTGGATGCTATTGGTCGCCTGGCTCGTATCGCGCAAACCGAGGCCCTTCGTACGGGAGCTCCTAGCAGCCAGTGTTCCGCTACTCATCATCTTGCAGATCGACCTCGGTTTTGCCCTGACGGCGAGCGAGAGCGCTGCGCACTACCAGTACGTGGTGATTCCAACTTTGCTCTACACCAATGTCTCACTGCACAGACTCGAATTCCGCTTCGCTCGTGTCGTGACTGCCGCGATCCTGTTGCTTCACACCGCGTTCGTCATATCCGCAAGCTACATCTCCGCCCCGATAGCGGTGACCATCATCGTTCAGCTCCTCATCTGCGGTTACATCACTCTGATCGCAAACTATACAATGGAGCGCGATCTCCGTAGAGCCTACCTCTATTCGCTGAGAGATCGGCTCAGGCACGCCGATGCGGACGCCGCTTCACGCCGCGATCCATTGACGGGGTTAGCAAACCGGCTGCATCTTGATGATGAACTGTCGCGAGTTTGGTCTCGCCCCGAGTGCCGAGCATCGCCCGTTTCAGCTGTCATGATCGATATCGACCATTTCAAGCACTTGAACGATCGCTACGGACATGCTGCAGGCGACCTCTGCCTGAAACGAGTCGCCGCCATACTTCAGGCAGAGATACGAAGGACGGGTGACCTCGTCGCCCGATATGGAGGCGAAGAATTCCTGATAATCCTGCCGGATATGGCGATGATGGATGCCGTGCGGCTGGCCGAACGCATTCGCCGATCGATCGAAATTGCTGCGATCCCCAATGAAGGCCGGAGCCTCTTAGGCATCGTCACCGCCAGTTTTGGCGTCGCAGCTTGTTCGCCGTCGGATTTGTCTCCTCTGGAATTAATTGCTGCGGCCGATCACGCCCTGTATGCCGCCAAAGGCAAAGGACGTAATCAGGTCTGGCCTCCACTTGTGGCCGACGCCACCGTTCGCTCGTTGACTGAACCATTGACGTTTATGGCGTCGTCCTCAGAAGCAGCACGAGGGGTTTGA
- a CDS encoding ABC transporter substrate-binding protein yields MTITRRRVLVSGSAFAGTSLLPSQSRAQGKPVTLAFGPTTPIYAIGMIAELKNYFRDEGLNSKLITGNSGSFGRQMLASDQAMFAHGDASHPLQLTARGKACKILLATEMACSYANVVVRQDLYESGITSLEKLAAYKRPDGAKPIIAATAIGSGSWVYGTYLFEARGLGGKVNWVAGGGQEIMFPSLETKQFDAIMAPPSWIIEIKKKGFGTLIYDTSQPGMFEKDFGGTVPVLVVYTLADTIEQDKPTVQAFVNAIYRAMKWVKTTPLAEVQALVAPKWFSGIDPTAVSAELGFDKLTWAYDGNIDKAAYDRGSRIWSRKGTEIPETAYEDVVDMSFLNVAKAKYK; encoded by the coding sequence ATGACCATCACACGGCGCCGAGTCCTTGTTTCGGGCTCCGCATTTGCGGGCACCTCGTTGCTGCCGAGCCAGTCGCGCGCTCAAGGCAAGCCGGTCACCCTCGCCTTCGGCCCCACAACGCCAATCTATGCCATCGGCATGATCGCCGAGCTCAAGAACTATTTCAGGGATGAAGGACTCAATTCGAAACTGATTACAGGCAACTCGGGCAGTTTCGGTCGCCAGATGCTCGCTTCGGACCAAGCGATGTTCGCCCACGGTGACGCCAGTCACCCCCTTCAACTCACGGCGCGCGGCAAGGCATGCAAAATTCTGCTCGCAACTGAAATGGCGTGCTCGTACGCCAATGTTGTTGTGCGGCAAGACCTCTATGAAAGCGGCATCACGTCGCTCGAGAAGCTAGCGGCCTACAAGCGCCCAGACGGGGCCAAGCCGATCATCGCGGCCACGGCCATCGGATCGGGCAGTTGGGTCTATGGCACTTATCTGTTTGAAGCACGAGGGCTTGGCGGAAAAGTGAATTGGGTCGCTGGCGGCGGGCAGGAGATCATGTTTCCGTCTCTCGAAACCAAGCAGTTTGATGCCATCATGGCACCGCCAAGTTGGATCATCGAAATCAAGAAAAAGGGCTTTGGCACTCTGATCTACGATACCTCCCAACCGGGGATGTTTGAGAAAGATTTCGGGGGCACGGTTCCGGTGCTGGTCGTCTACACGCTGGCGGACACGATCGAGCAGGACAAGCCGACGGTACAGGCCTTCGTGAACGCGATTTATCGGGCGATGAAGTGGGTCAAAACGACGCCGCTCGCCGAAGTCCAGGCACTGGTTGCGCCCAAGTGGTTTTCTGGAATCGATCCCACCGCCGTTAGCGCAGAGCTTGGCTTTGACAAATTGACTTGGGCATATGACGGAAACATCGACAAAGCCGCCTATGATCGGGGCAGCAGAATTTGGTCCCGCAAGGGTACAGAAATTCCGGAGACTGCATACGAGGACGTTGTCGATATGAGCTTTCTCAATGTAGCGAAGGCAAAATACAAGTGA
- a CDS encoding hydroxymethylglutaryl-CoA lyase: MDNSPDVHICEVAPRDGLQNLDVIVPTGAKCELISAIVAAGVSEVDAGSFVPATVVPQFGDVGAVVAHALTHKSTTIGAVVPNVKGAERALAAGVNSMYFVISASETHNRANVRRTIEEQLEAFRVVRARINAQKAPERPHLVGAVATAFGCSMEGDVSEAAVCRLVQGFAEAGADEIGLADTVGYGTPTQVKRIVRAVRNETGPKMMLRLHLHDTLGAGLANVVAGLEADVRRFDAAVSGLGGCPFAPGARGNIVTEDLVFMLERMGLSTGIDLDRLMATREILARHVEQKHLTGHLHEAGIPRVLRRVA, encoded by the coding sequence ATGGACAATTCACCGGATGTGCACATCTGCGAAGTTGCACCGCGCGATGGCCTTCAAAACTTGGATGTCATTGTGCCAACAGGCGCAAAATGCGAGCTGATCAGTGCGATCGTCGCCGCGGGGGTGAGCGAGGTCGATGCGGGCTCATTTGTACCGGCTACGGTCGTGCCGCAATTCGGCGACGTTGGAGCAGTTGTTGCGCACGCGTTGACCCATAAGTCTACGACCATCGGCGCGGTCGTACCGAACGTTAAAGGTGCTGAGCGCGCGCTCGCGGCCGGAGTCAACAGCATGTATTTCGTGATCTCGGCGAGCGAAACGCACAACCGGGCGAATGTGCGCCGCACGATTGAGGAACAGCTCGAAGCATTCCGTGTAGTTCGTGCGAGGATCAACGCGCAAAAAGCTCCTGAGCGGCCGCATCTTGTGGGCGCTGTAGCGACAGCTTTTGGCTGCTCAATGGAAGGCGACGTCAGTGAGGCCGCGGTGTGTCGCCTTGTGCAGGGTTTCGCCGAGGCGGGTGCGGACGAGATCGGACTAGCAGATACCGTCGGCTACGGCACCCCAACGCAGGTTAAGCGGATCGTACGCGCGGTTCGCAACGAGACCGGCCCAAAAATGATGCTCAGGCTACATCTGCATGACACGCTTGGCGCCGGTCTTGCCAACGTCGTCGCGGGGCTCGAAGCGGATGTCCGGCGCTTCGATGCTGCTGTTTCGGGGCTTGGCGGCTGTCCCTTCGCACCGGGCGCACGGGGCAATATTGTGACTGAGGATCTCGTGTTCATGCTCGAACGGATGGGCCTCTCCACTGGGATCGATCTGGATCGGTTGATGGCGACACGCGAAATTCTCGCCCGGCACGTTGAGCAGAAGCACCTGACAGGTCATCTGCACGAGGCTGGAATTCCAAGGGTGTTGCGGAGGGTGGCATGA
- a CDS encoding type II toxin-antitoxin system HigA family antitoxin: MKATLIIIQNQADHEAAKALVGKLMQSNEAADRARMVAQARLIEAYERARWPRKAPPLPDLLTYLVEQHGLTRADLVPLLGTASRVSEVMSGKRELSMTMVKRLRERFHIPADLLISASGSVAA; this comes from the coding sequence ATGAAGGCAACATTGATAATTATCCAGAACCAGGCCGATCATGAGGCGGCCAAGGCGCTTGTCGGCAAGCTGATGCAATCTAACGAGGCTGCCGATCGAGCGCGTATGGTAGCTCAGGCTCGCCTTATCGAGGCTTATGAACGCGCACGCTGGCCGCGCAAAGCGCCGCCGTTGCCCGATTTGCTAACCTATCTGGTGGAACAACATGGTTTGACGCGCGCTGATCTTGTGCCGCTTCTGGGCACTGCTAGTCGCGTCAGTGAGGTCATGTCCGGCAAGCGCGAATTGAGCATGACGATGGTGAAGCGTCTGCGCGAACGTTTCCATATTCCAGCGGATTTGCTGATCTCCGCGAGCGGAAGTGTTGCGGCTTAG
- a CDS encoding S8 family serine peptidase → MAADPTKPLLRLTPGNQAARPKGRPQPIPRPAKFTAAAQNAAFGPRFRRLEQVLGRDPSGLTLRSDPSALAPERLLVFEVRGAVANFANAIRRVPGLELIDEEELEGDEKDKSPEAYLLVPDVTALQNILSLWKRWVSGQAIGEGFAPWRDVFATLRDIRVWGPGDRVQDGDREILAHEIELMGDEEILPVEIELVFRSSEDMAASNQQGVISEIRAVGGTLVTQCRIPDIAYHALLANLPVAAIRQITERSATGLSGMDPVMHIRPQSIVAPVQVEDASQLQGGLGPLPSEGQPILALLDGVPVSQHPLLRDRMNVDDQFDLEGAAVVAERAHGTAMASLIVHGDRNTNEPPLARRIHCIPLLGAADQFPEDRLIVDLVYQAVVSMRRNDDPSAPSVVIVNLSLGNVRKPFHGRLSPWARLVDRLAHRYGILFCVSAGNHAGSFEIASIPTMAAYEATDQPDRARHTLSALSRLITSRRLLSPSETVNGITVGSANIDAVSAADRRSARGRVDPYHPMIITNPSSGLGPGFANGVKPDILMPGSREHLTMVASGTALAVRPSGPARPHGLKVAAPPREGSSNWEHYTSGTSAAAALASRTAHRIHDALEDTYGQDFLSLPHHQRAALLKALLVHTASWPQDSAELIKSVLGPADAKQFVRQKDNIRRFLGYGVVSPDDAIYCASDRATFWAVGTLAQETRRSVVVPLPACMSGQSLPHSVTATLAWFTPVHPGRQSYRSVKLSLLASSDEIDQFRVQPSKTQPDVNQASKGTVFSRRWLGDKAPALTVDSEIELIIQREPDRGSKIDEQVPFGVAVTVAMPGIIEVYNEARARIAPPIAVPVR, encoded by the coding sequence ATGGCGGCCGATCCAACGAAGCCTCTGCTGCGACTGACGCCAGGCAATCAGGCGGCAAGACCAAAAGGCAGGCCGCAACCGATCCCCAGGCCGGCTAAATTCACGGCTGCTGCACAGAATGCAGCATTTGGCCCCCGCTTCCGTCGCCTCGAACAAGTCTTGGGTCGAGACCCAAGCGGCTTAACTTTGCGATCAGACCCGTCCGCGCTGGCGCCAGAGCGGCTGCTGGTTTTTGAGGTTCGGGGGGCAGTTGCGAATTTTGCGAATGCGATCCGAAGAGTGCCTGGTCTGGAGCTCATCGATGAAGAGGAGCTGGAGGGCGATGAGAAGGACAAGTCGCCTGAGGCCTATCTTCTTGTGCCAGATGTCACGGCTTTGCAGAACATCCTGTCGCTCTGGAAGAGATGGGTATCCGGGCAAGCAATTGGGGAGGGGTTCGCACCCTGGCGGGATGTCTTTGCGACGCTCCGTGACATCAGAGTATGGGGGCCGGGAGATCGTGTTCAAGATGGTGATCGAGAGATCCTTGCGCACGAGATCGAGCTCATGGGAGATGAGGAAATTCTCCCCGTTGAGATCGAGCTTGTGTTTCGATCGTCGGAGGACATGGCGGCTTCGAACCAACAAGGAGTCATCAGCGAGATTAGGGCGGTCGGTGGCACTCTTGTGACGCAGTGCCGGATCCCGGACATCGCCTATCATGCCCTTTTGGCTAACCTGCCAGTTGCCGCGATCCGGCAAATTACCGAGCGCTCCGCGACCGGGTTGAGCGGCATGGACCCGGTCATGCACATTCGGCCACAGAGTATTGTTGCGCCGGTGCAAGTCGAAGACGCCAGTCAGCTCCAAGGCGGACTGGGACCGCTTCCTTCTGAAGGCCAACCAATTTTGGCCTTATTGGATGGCGTGCCCGTTTCCCAGCACCCTCTGCTTCGTGATCGAATGAATGTCGACGATCAATTCGATTTAGAGGGCGCAGCCGTCGTGGCTGAAAGGGCTCACGGCACAGCTATGGCTTCTCTGATCGTGCATGGCGACCGAAACACCAATGAGCCGCCGCTGGCGCGCCGCATCCATTGCATACCGCTCTTGGGGGCTGCTGATCAATTTCCTGAGGACCGGCTGATTGTCGACCTGGTTTATCAAGCTGTGGTCTCGATGCGGCGCAACGACGATCCGAGCGCTCCGTCAGTTGTGATCGTCAATCTTTCGCTCGGCAATGTCCGAAAGCCATTTCATGGGCGGCTGTCGCCCTGGGCGAGGTTGGTCGACAGATTGGCCCATCGATATGGAATTCTGTTCTGCGTGAGTGCCGGCAATCACGCCGGCTCATTCGAGATAGCATCCATCCCCACCATGGCTGCTTATGAAGCGACGGACCAGCCCGATCGGGCCAGACATACGTTGTCCGCGCTGTCGCGATTGATCACTTCTCGCCGGCTGCTTTCACCGTCGGAAACAGTGAACGGGATCACGGTAGGCTCCGCCAATATCGACGCCGTTAGCGCAGCCGATCGCCGTAGCGCTAGAGGCAGGGTCGATCCGTATCATCCGATGATCATCACCAATCCATCCAGCGGATTGGGTCCAGGATTTGCAAACGGCGTCAAACCGGATATTTTGATGCCTGGCTCTCGTGAGCATTTAACCATGGTGGCCAGTGGAACGGCGCTTGCTGTAAGGCCAAGTGGACCTGCTCGACCGCATGGGCTCAAGGTTGCAGCTCCGCCGCGCGAGGGCAGCAGCAATTGGGAGCATTACACTTCCGGCACAAGTGCTGCGGCAGCTCTGGCCTCCAGGACGGCTCACAGAATTCATGACGCTTTGGAAGACACGTACGGGCAGGACTTTCTGTCCCTGCCCCACCATCAGCGCGCCGCGCTTCTCAAGGCGCTGTTAGTGCATACAGCCTCGTGGCCGCAAGATAGCGCCGAGCTCATCAAGAGCGTGCTAGGTCCAGCTGATGCAAAGCAATTCGTCAGGCAGAAGGATAATATCCGGCGCTTCTTAGGCTACGGCGTTGTTAGTCCGGACGATGCAATTTATTGCGCTTCCGACAGGGCGACGTTTTGGGCCGTCGGAACGCTGGCGCAGGAGACAAGACGTTCGGTTGTTGTTCCGTTACCGGCTTGCATGAGCGGCCAATCTCTCCCCCACTCGGTGACCGCAACGCTTGCATGGTTCACGCCCGTGCATCCCGGTCGACAATCGTATCGCTCAGTGAAGCTTTCGCTTTTGGCGAGTTCAGATGAGATCGATCAGTTCCGCGTGCAGCCATCCAAGACGCAGCCTGATGTCAATCAGGCAAGCAAGGGGACCGTTTTCTCTCGGCGCTGGCTGGGCGACAAGGCGCCGGCTCTGACAGTCGATTCTGAAATCGAGCTGATCATTCAACGCGAGCCTGACAGAGGCAGCAAGATAGACGAGCAAGTTCCGTTCGGCGTTGCTGTAACCGTAGCCATGCCAGGCATCATTGAGGTCTACAATGAGGCTCGAGCGCGGATTGCGCCGCCCATTGCCGTTCCGGTCCGCTAG
- a CDS encoding GntR family transcriptional regulator, which produces MKTGDRLIEQKLADALGLSRAPIRLGLKALEEAGFARGELHRGFVLTRDPTSVAAQSTLAAVSRAEEAYATIATDVVAKRLPADVTEAELLRRYDLTRTELQRLLDRIAAEGWIARSPGYGWRFAETVSSPEAQTQVMAFRAVIEPAAIAQPGYALAPEVIERLRERQLRIFDGELEKFTIGEVFQWGCDFHEEIARGAKNPFFVESLKRVNSIRRLFAYRSFADRDGMRRHVKEHLRLLDVLEARRYADASALMMRHIRRPLKVYVFR; this is translated from the coding sequence ATGAAGACCGGCGATCGCCTCATCGAGCAAAAGCTTGCCGATGCGCTTGGCCTGTCGCGCGCGCCAATTCGCCTAGGCTTAAAGGCTCTAGAAGAGGCGGGGTTCGCGCGCGGTGAATTGCACCGCGGCTTTGTCTTGACAAGAGACCCTACGAGCGTAGCCGCACAATCCACACTGGCGGCGGTAAGCCGCGCGGAAGAGGCCTACGCGACGATTGCAACGGACGTGGTCGCAAAGCGCCTTCCCGCCGATGTCACGGAAGCCGAATTGCTGCGCCGTTACGATCTAACACGCACCGAATTACAACGACTGCTGGATCGGATCGCAGCGGAAGGGTGGATCGCGCGCTCACCGGGCTACGGGTGGCGTTTTGCTGAAACTGTATCAAGTCCCGAAGCGCAGACACAAGTTATGGCGTTCCGCGCGGTGATCGAACCAGCAGCAATTGCTCAACCTGGTTACGCTCTGGCGCCAGAGGTCATCGAGCGACTTCGCGAGCGCCAGCTGCGCATTTTTGATGGCGAGCTGGAAAAATTCACGATAGGTGAAGTGTTTCAATGGGGATGTGATTTCCATGAGGAGATCGCGCGCGGTGCCAAGAATCCCTTCTTCGTCGAGTCACTTAAGCGCGTAAATTCGATTCGTCGCTTGTTTGCATACCGAAGCTTCGCTGATCGCGACGGCATGCGCCGGCACGTGAAGGAACACCTGAGGCTGCTCGACGTCCTGGAGGCCCGCCGGTATGCTGATGCATCGGCTCTGATGATGCGTCATATTCGACGCCCGCTTAAGGTGTACGTCTTCAGATAG
- a CDS encoding amino acid aminotransferase has protein sequence MFQALPDLPADAVLALAEACRNDPRRDKIDLSVGVYRNDNGVTPVLSAVKAAEHLLVEGQDTKSYVSPLGDTKFVSLIRELAIGNIEVDRLGGVQTPGGGGAVRLACEVIKLAAPFSRIFVGLPTWGNHIPIFEAVGLEIGTYTYYDVISQTLRFDEMLSSLKSARRGDIVLLHATCHNPSGTDLSLDQWRAIAQLVEERGLIPLIDFAYQGFGDGLEQDREGLEIVLSSVSEAFVAYSCSKNFGLYRERTGALFVYGTNPVSVGRTVQAMAALARVNWSMPPDHGAAVVGTILSNTALRQDWLRELTTMRERILKIRAAVGRGMPEFSQLGAQKGMFSTLPLHSATIDRLRKDDAIYIVGNGRINLAGLTTDDVPRFVDSVRRAV, from the coding sequence ATGTTTCAAGCCCTGCCTGATCTGCCGGCCGACGCCGTGTTGGCGTTAGCCGAGGCATGCCGCAACGATCCTCGGCGGGACAAGATCGACCTGAGTGTGGGGGTCTATCGAAACGATAACGGCGTTACGCCCGTCCTGTCCGCGGTGAAGGCCGCCGAACATCTCTTGGTCGAGGGACAGGACACCAAATCATACGTAAGCCCACTCGGTGACACAAAGTTCGTCAGCCTTATCCGCGAGCTCGCGATCGGAAACATCGAGGTGGATCGACTAGGTGGCGTTCAGACACCTGGCGGCGGCGGTGCGGTCCGGTTAGCTTGCGAGGTCATAAAGCTGGCGGCACCCTTTAGCCGGATATTTGTGGGCCTGCCGACATGGGGCAACCACATTCCAATCTTTGAGGCCGTGGGATTGGAAATAGGTACGTACACCTATTACGACGTCATTTCTCAAACGCTTCGCTTCGACGAAATGCTCTCATCGCTCAAGAGCGCAAGGAGAGGGGATATCGTGCTGCTTCACGCGACTTGCCACAATCCATCGGGCACGGATCTTAGCCTTGATCAATGGCGGGCGATCGCGCAACTTGTGGAGGAGAGAGGCCTCATTCCTCTCATCGACTTTGCCTATCAGGGATTCGGTGATGGTTTAGAGCAGGATAGAGAAGGACTAGAAATAGTGCTGTCCAGCGTGAGCGAAGCGTTCGTCGCTTATTCTTGTAGCAAAAACTTCGGACTGTATCGGGAGCGGACCGGAGCGCTCTTCGTCTATGGCACGAACCCGGTCTCAGTAGGGCGGACTGTTCAAGCCATGGCTGCCCTAGCGAGAGTTAACTGGTCCATGCCGCCCGACCATGGTGCTGCGGTCGTCGGCACTATCCTGTCGAACACCGCCCTTCGTCAGGATTGGCTTCGCGAGCTCACGACGATGCGGGAAAGAATTTTAAAAATTCGTGCGGCCGTCGGACGGGGTATGCCCGAATTTTCTCAGCTCGGGGCGCAAAAGGGAATGTTCTCCACCTTACCCTTGCATTCTGCCACGATCGACCGTCTCCGCAAGGATGATGCGATCTATATCGTTGGAAACGGCAGGATCAATCTGGCCGGCCTTACAACTGACGACGTGCCACGCTTTGTCGACAGTGTCCGGCGAGCAGTTTAA